GAAGGGCGATGGAGCGCACCGAGGCCTCGGGCACGACCTCGAGCCGGATGGCGTCCACCCCGGGCGCCCCCCGGAAGTGGTCCGCAAAGGCCTCGAGCTCGGTAAACTCCGCCGCGCGCCACTCGCGCAGGCGAAAGGCGCCGGTGCCGACGGGCTGGGTGCGAAAGACGTCTTCGCCCACCTCGGCGTGGTAGCCCGCGGGCACGATGGGCACCTCGCCCGCGTTGGTCAAGAAGGTGACGTTGACCTCGCTCATGGTGACCACGACCGTATGGGGGTCGGGCGTCTCGACGCTGCCCATGCCCAAAAAGCGGCTGGCGATGGTGTTGCCTTCCTGGCTGTAGAAGTCGAAGGTGTACTTGACGTCCTCGCTGGTCAGCTCGCTGCCGTCGTGGAACATGACGCCCGGGCGCAGCCTGAAGGTGTAGCTGAGGCCGTCGTCGGCGACCTCGTAGGACTCGGCCAGGACGGGCTCGAGCTCGGTCAAGTGGTTGATGTGGAAGAGCGGGTTCAAGATGTTGTAGATGACCACCGCCTGCACGGTCGGACCGATATCGTTGGGGCCCAAGCCCGCCACCTCCTGGTGGCCGAGCCAGATCATCGTGCCGCCGCCTTGGGCGTAGGCCGGGAAACCCTGCGCGGCGAGCCAGGCCGCCGCGCCACCCACCACGCTGTAGCGAAGAAACTGCCGCCGACTGATCGGTCCTCTAAAAGCCTCGAAATTTCCCATGTCATCCTCCCTGGCGCTGTAGCATCAGCGAACAGCGTCGCCGGCTCTTTGGTCGTGCGGACGAGATGTTCAGCTAGAACGCCGTGAGCTCAGTATAAGGGTACAAATGTAGCTGATGCAACGTTTCGCCGCGTCATCGCCCCCCGGCGCCCGGCGCTCGCGTTCTAGCCGTCCTCGTCGTCGTCCTCGTCATCGTCGTCCCAGTCGGGATACTGCTCGGGCGCCTCGCCGACGGCCTTGACGAGCTGCGGGTAGCTCTTCCCCGGCTCGGCCTCCTTAGTCTCCTCGAGCCGCACGATAAAGCGCCACTCGTCGCCGTAGTCGAAGAGGTAGAGCAGCCTTTTACCCACCTCGGCGAAGGCCTCGCGCACGGCCGTGGTCCTGACGCCGCGCGCCTCCGCCCCCCCCTCCTCGAGCTCGCCGAGAAAGTCCTCGATCACGCTTCGCGCTGCGCCGAGCAGGGTCTCCGGCACATCCTCCAGGCTCGCTTGGATCATCGCCTCCTTGGCCTCCTCGGGCGTCAGACCCTCGGTGAGCGCCTGCATCCTCTCCAGCGCCTCGTCGAGCTCGAGCCGCTCGTCCTCATCCAGGCCGGCGATCATCTCCTCCTCGAGTTCTTCGCCCAAGTCCTCTTCGCCCAGCTCCTCTTCGTCCATGTCCACGAAGAGCTCGTAGCGTTCCCGGGCGTGGTAAGGGTTCTTGAGGTTGTCGAAAAAGCCAAAGGCGTGGTCGAAGTCGAAGTCGAAGCTGCCGTTGATGGCAAGGGCCAGATCGTAGAGGCTCATGTCGCCGGGGACCGCCAGAACGCGGTAGGGTTGGCCCCGCACCCGCGCCTCCCAGTCGCTCAGAGTCACTTTCAAGCTGTAAATCTGCTCCACCATGCACCGCCTTTCATGCAAGCTTGTGCCCATCCTAGACCATCCAGCCACCCGCGGGCGCAGGTCGTGGACCTTGGCATGAAGCTGAGGCTCGAGGCGTCAGCATCCGCTCGACACAAGCTTGACGTAAATATGCCACCTCTTTATCCTGATTGCCGTGAGAGCTGCGCTGCGGAGCCAGACACCGACCGGCGTCAGCGAAAGCGCCCTCGCCAGCGAGTCCGGCAGCGAGTAGGTCACGACAAGGACTTGGGCCGCTTTCCGGGGCTGAGGTGGCGGCACCCGCTGGGGCAGGTAGCGCGCAGAGCGATCAGCTACTGGCAAACGGCTAAGACTAACAGCCAAGATCAAGGAGGCATCATGACCCCACACCCATCGGAACGCACCCCTTTCAAAGCGGAAATCCAGCAGGTTTTGGACATCCTCATTCACTCGCTCTACAGCGAGCGCGAGATCTTCTTACGCGAGCTCGTCTCGAACGCCTCGGACGCTCTCAACCGCTTCAAGCTCGAGGCCCTCACGGATCAGAATGTGCTCCAGCCGGGCGCAGAGCTGGCCATCTGGATAGAAGCCGACCCCGAGACGCGCACCTTGACGATTCGCGACAGCGGCGTCGGCATGACCCGAGAGGAGATGGTGCAGTACCTCGGCACCATCGCGCACTCGGGCGCCAAGAGTTTCATCGAGGCCCTCCAGGAGGCGGAAAGGGCCGACGCCGCCAAAGACGTGATCGGGCAGTTCGGGGTGGGCTTCTACTCGGTCTTCATGGTCGCGGACAAGGTGACGGTCACCTCGCGCTCGTTCAGGCCCGAAGCGGAGGCGGCCTTGTGGTCGTCGGAGGGGCAGGGCAGCTTTGAGGTCGGCCCGGCCCAGAGGGCCGAGCGGGGTACGGTCGTCGAGATCACCCTCAAGGAGGACGCCCAGGAGTTCGCCGAACCCTACCGCCTCCGGCAGATTATCAAAACCCACTCGGACTTCGTGACCTTTCCCATCTACCTGAAGGAGAAGGACGGCGAGGCGCGCGAAGCGTGGACGCAGGTCAACCAGCGCACCGCGCTCTGGCGCGAGGCCCCCAGGGACGTCAAAGAGGAGCAGTACCAGGCCTTTTATAGCCAGCTCACCTTCGACTTCCAAGCACCGCTCAGGACGATCCACTTTTCGGCCGACGTGCCCATCCAGTTTCACGCGCTGCTCTATGTGCCGTCTCGACGCGACTACAAGCTCATCAGGGACGAATACGGCCTCAAGCTCTACGCCCGCAAGGTGCTCATCAGGGAGACCTTCAAGGAGCTCTTGCCGCCTTACTTGCGCTTTATCGAAGGGGTGGTGGACTCCGAGGACCTGCCCCTGAACGTCTCGCGCGAGGCGGTGCAGGCCAGCCCGGTCCTCCGCAAGATCAAGGCGGCCCTGGTAGGGCGCCTGGCCGGCGAGTTCAAGAGGATGGCCGAAGACAAGGAAACATTCCGCGGCTTCTACAAGGAGTTCGGCCAGTACTTAAAGGAGGGCGTCGCCACCGACGCCGAGAGCGCAGGGCGCTTCGTGGACCTCTTGCGCTTTCCCTCGAGCCTGACCGAAGAGGACGACTGGGTCTCGCTCGAAGGCTACCTCTCGCGGATGAAGCCCGATCAAAAGGAGATCTACTACCTCCTGGGCGACGACTACGGCGTGGTCTCAAAGAGCGCCCACCTCGAGGTCTTCAAGAGAAACAACTTAGAAGTCCTCTACCTCACCGAGCCGATGGACGCCTTTATGCTGATGGGCCTGTCCCGCTACGGGGACAAGCCCTTAAAGGACATAGGCGACGCCGAGCTCGAGCTGCCCGAGCAAGACGAGCCGGAAAAGACCGAGGAGGCGCCCTCCGACGAGGCCTTTGGGCAGCTCCTCGCCAAGGTCAAGGAGACGTTGGGCAACCGAGTCGAGGACGTGCGCGAGAGCAGAGTCCTCACGGACAGCGCCGCCCGCCTCGTCAACCCGGCCGGCGGCGCCGCCAACAGCGTGCAGCGGGTCCAGCGCCTGATGGGCAAGGACGCGGGCGTGCCCAAGAAGATTTTGGAGCTCAACCGCCGCAGCGACCTCATAGAGAACCTCGCGGCGCGTTTGGAGAGCGATCCCGACGACGCCCTCCTGAGCGTCCTCATCGAACAGCTCTATGAAAACGAGCTCCTCATGGAGGGCCTCCACCCCAACCCGGCCGAGATGATCCCGCGCATCCAAAGGCTCATGGCGGAGGCGACGAAAAAGGGCCGAGAGCGCTAAGCCCGGCAGGTGGCCGGACCGCGCTTCTCGAGGTAGCGCTGATGGTAGCTCTCCGCCCGGCAGAACTCAAGCAGAACTCAATAGGCCGCGGGGCGTGTCTCTCAGCGACCGCGCGCCAGGCGCGTTTCTGCCAAAATCGTTGTTGTGAACGGGAGAGTCATGAACGGGAGAGTCATGAACGGGAGACTGCGAAAGGACATCAGACCGGGCTTAGAGGTCAGCGTCGTCTTGAAGGAGGACCAGCGGACGGGCAGGCTCAGCCGGGGCGTGGTCGCGGCGCTACTCACCTCTTCGGCCAGCCACCCGCACGGCGTCAAGGTGAGGCTCGAGGACGGGCGGGTGGGGCGCGTCAAGGAGATCCACGGCGAAGCGCCGGGTGAGCGATGACCGGGCTCGGGCTGAGGGCGGCAAGAGCCGCCCTCCCAACCTTTGCGGCCTTTAGCGCGCCGCCTCCACGAAGACCGCCGTGGTGCGCGCGGGAACGGTGAAGAGGCCGAGGTCCGCGTCGAAGCTCGCTTCGCGCACGACCGTGTCGCTCGAGTTCGCCAGCACGGGATGCAAGCTGAGCTCGAGGCCCTGCACCGCCTCGGCCTCGAAGGTGACCTCCTCGTCCAGAGCGTTGAAGAGCACCACGATGAGGTCGTGGTCGGGGTCTAGAGCCTCACCCACCCCGTCCGTGAGGCTCATGACGATGAGGCCCGGCACCTGCTCCGCGCCGGTGTTGTGGAACCGAAGCCTCGCCGTCACCTCTTCGGCCGTTCCCAGGCGGAAGAGCGGCGAGGAGGAGCGGATGTTCAACATCTCCCGGAAGTGGTCCGCCGCCCGCAGGATGTCTTCGCCTCCCGGAACGAGGTCAGGGTTGCCCAGGTAGGCCTGGAAGATCGGCCACAGCGACTCGTCGGTGATGTCGGTGGGGACGCCGACGCCGAAGTTGTTCGTCGCATAGGAGAAGTCGAGGCGGTTGAACCAGTCGCCCGAGTTGTAGGAGTCGCGCTCTAGAGACTTGGATCTCAGCATGTCCTGACCGGCGTGGAAAAAGGGCACACCCTGCGAGAGCACCACCAGGCTGGTGCCCAGGTTCTGCATCCTCACCCGCTCGTCCATCGTGGCGCTGACGGGGGCCTTCATCGCCAGGAGGTCGTAGAGGGTCTGGTTGTCGTGCTTCTCGGTGTAGTTGACGGTGTCGAGCGGCGTGAGCGCGTAGCCGGCGGGGCTGCCGTTGTAGTCCACCGCGAAGCCCGTGACGGTGACGCCGGCATGGCCTTCAAAGCTGTAGTCGCGCAGGTTGCCGGTCAGGCCCACCCTGATGAGGTCGCCGTAGTTGAGAAGCCGCGCTCTCGCCTCCTCTTCCGTCAGTGGGTTGTCGTTAAAGGGGTTTTCCAGGTTGGGGTCGTAGAAGAGGCCGCTGATGAAACCCTGGTTGCGGATGACGTCCGCGCTGCTGTCGAAGGGTCCACCGCCGCGGACGGCGTCGCGCATGCGGTCGTTGAAGGTGCCGATGCCGCTCCCGGCCATGTTGAATTGGGTGGCGTTGACGCCGCGGGCGTCGTCCGCCACCTCGCCGAAGTTCCAGCCCTCGCCGTAGAGGTAGATCTTCGAGCCGTCCACGCCGTCCTCTTCCAAAGTCAAGCCGCCCAGAGCCTCGCGGACGCGCAGCATGTTGTCCACCAGGTGGTGGCCCATCAGGTCGAAGCGAAAGGCGTCCACCTTGTACTCGCGCGCCCAGAGGAGCACCGAATCGACCATGAACTTTTCCATCATGGCGTGCTCCGTGGCGGTGTTAGGGCAGCAGGTGCTGGTGGTGACGAAGCCGTCCTCGTCCAAGCGGTGGTAGTAGCCGGGCACGATGCGGTCGAAGACCGAGCGCGCGTCCTGGCCGGCGGCGTGGGTGTGGTTGTAGACGACGTCCTTGACGAAGCGCAGGCCCAGGTCGCCCACGGCCCTGACCATCTCGCGGTACTCGAGGATGCGGCGCGGCCCGTTCGGGTCGGTCGCATAGGAGCCCTCGGGCACGTTGAAGTGGAAAGGGTCATAGCCCCAGTTGAAGCCGTCCTGGTCGCGGATCGGGTAGATTATCTCGCGCTGCGCCGCGGAGTCGGGCGGAAACTGGGCGAGCTCCGAAAAGCTCGGGTTGACCTGCCGCGCCTCGTCCTCTTGGATGGTGGCGATGTCGAAGCTGGGCAGCAGGTGGAGGTGGCTGAGGCCCGCCTCGGCCAGGGCGCGCAGGTGCCGCACGCCGTCCGAGCCCGCTTCGCCAAAGGCGGTGTACTTGCCGCGGTTCTCGGGGCTCACCGTGTCGTCGGCAATGCTGAAGTCGCGCAGGTGGAGTTCGTAGACGCTGATGTCGGCAAAGGAGCCGAAGTCGGGCTTCTCCAAGGTGTCCCAGCCCTGGGGCTTGTGCGCCTCGTCGGCGAGATCCACGATCTGGCTGCGGGCACTGTTCATGGCCAGGCTTACGGAGTAGGGGTCGGTGACGAGATTGACCTCGACCTGTCCGGTAACCGGCGTATAGACGGTGACCTCGTAGAGGTAGTAGAGGCCCTTCCAGTCCGCGTCCCCGGCGATGCTCCAGACGCCCGCGTCGTCGTCGCGCGCCAGCTCGAGCACGTCCGTGGCCGTCTCGCTGTCGGGAACGTCGAAGAGGTGCAGCCGCAGCGACCTAGCCGTCGGCGCCCACAGCCTTAGCGTGGGCGCCTCGCCCTCCCAGACGACCCCGAGTTCGCCGTCATAGCTGTAGAGGTCGTCGAGCACGCCGGGAAGCTGCAAGCCGGTGGCGTCCACGAGGTTGCCGCCGGAGGTCACGGAGACGGCTACGCGGCCGCGCAGCCACTCGGGGACGCGCCTCAGGTCGTTGGCGCCCACGCGCAAGGCCAGCGCGCCCTCCAGGTGCGGGAACTTCTCGAGCACCTCCTCGGGCAGGCCCTCGCGGTCGGAGGCGAGCGGAAAGGCGCGGCCGCCTTCAAGCTGCCCAGCCTCGAGCAGCATGTCGCCTTCAGGCTCGAAGTGAAGCGCGTAGCGGGCATCCTGCGGGACGTTCTCGAGCGGCCAGGCGATGAGGTCCGCGGCCAGCCAGTGGGCCTGGGCGCGGCCGAGGTCACCGGCTTGAGCGTCTAGGTCGGCGGGGTCGGGCTCGGCGGCGTGAATGGTGGCGCTCCCCGAGAGAATCCAGACTTCAAAGCCGTGCTCGGACAGGTTCAAGAACATGTCGGGGCCGGGGTCCTTGTCGTCGCCGCGGTGGATGATGAAGCCGACCCGCTCGGCGCCCTCTTGCAGGCCCACCTCCCAGTAGACGCCGAAGCCGGTCTCGCCGGCAATGCCTAAGCCGTCCTGCCAGGTCACCTGCTCGCTGCTGTCCTCCCAGACGTGCAGCTCCCAGCCGCTGTAGTCGCCGTCCGGGCGGTGGTAGTGGATGCGGGCGACGTCCCCCTCGAGCGCGGGGGCCTCCTGGGCGACGGCCAGGGCCGACATGAGCAGGACGAGGGCGAGGACAAGCTTGTACAAACGCATCATGGACTCTCCTTTTCTCTACATGTTCATTAAACTCAAAACACGAGTCAAAAACATTGGGATCGACCTTTTAAAGGCAAGCTTCAACCAATAATCCTCCAGCATTACGTTGCTTGGTTTTCCCCACCTCGAGGACTGGCTTGAGAAGCAACCTGAAGTATTTCAGCTAGGACGTTTGCCACCTCAGTATCCACATCTTCTTGTGGTACATGGTCAGCTAAAACGTGAAAATCTGTTTTCCTCATTAAGTTGGGCAATTTGAGAGTCTTATAAAAATTCTCGAATAGCGGGGTCAGAAAATCATCGGAAACTTTGGTATCTGGCGACCACGGAGAACCTTTACCGAGTGTAGCCATTGCTTGCGCCACTTGGGTAATGCTTTTGTTCATAATTCTCTGCCACTCTTCGGCAAATAAGGGACCTCCCGTTTGTCTGGTACCTTCAGCTTCTGCCCAAGCAAGCAAAGTTTTTTCACTGCACAGATAGTTCTCGAATTCTCGTTTCTGCCAAGCGTGTTCAAAAAGGATGCCGGCAGGCAAGGGGTGATCCAAACGATCATAAAGAGCAAAACCAACCAGATCAGGCTTTGCTTCACGTAGACCATAAAAATGATCCCTTGCCTTTTGAGGTTGATTACCAACATAGTGCACAAAGATACGTTCAAGCTGTTCATGTAAAGGATGTTTTAGAACTCTGGCAAAGGCTCTCAGCATCTCCAGATCGGTTGCACCCTCAAGATAGAGTACCCACCCCGCTTGCTCTGCCTGATAATAGTGTTCAAAACCAATTTCCTTGAGCGACTTGAGGAGCTGACTGCCCCGGTCATCTATTCGGTGAGGTTTGCCTAAAAAGGCAATAACCACATCGCGATCTGCCGCCTCATTCAAAATGACTTCTGAATGGCTAGCGGCAATAATTTGACTCCCTTGTTGACGAGCTGTACGTGTAAGGATGTCATAAATCTGCCGCTGCCGTAAGATCTCGAGGTGGGCATCAGGTTCATCCAAGAGCAACACGGAGTTTCTGTTTAGCATAAGAAAGGCTAGTAGAATCAGTGTTTGCTGAAGCCCTCTACCAGAAGAGGAAAGATCAAGCTCAAGCCGTGCCTCCTGATAGCTCATCCGTAATTCTCCGCGTTCTGTAATATACTCAGGTTGGTTTAGGCTAACCCCAAACAAGGCATACATCCTATCTTTCAACTGTTCCCATTTCGCCTCTCCATCACGGCTCTCGATAATCTGATAGCAAAGGTTGCGCAAAACTTCAGCTGTACGTCCCTCACCAACCAACACGTTGATTCGCCCTCTATCAACGCGAGGTTCTTCCGCGGCGAGTCCGGACATAGGAGGCAAAAAGGCTACCTGAATATCAGAGACTTCTTTTGGGACACTCATTCGTGAGGAACCGTCGGCGACCGTCCTTAACGGCCGACAATAAAAAGATTCCTCATTGGCATAATCAAACTCTAGGCCACAACGCCAGTGATTGCCCTGGGTAACACCCTCGACAATAATGTCAACCCTGATGTTCTGAGTGCTGTTCCTGCCAGCTTTGAGACGCACACGAAGATCGCGCCACAGTAGGCTGGCGTTAGGAACCGGTGCGGCGATAAGATCACGACGGTTGATGGTAACCCCCGGTCGTTTTTCTGGAGTCGTTTTCCCTTGACGTTTCTCGTTCCACCGTCTTAGGCCTATGTCCCACAAGGTAAGCGCTTGTAGGGCAGTGGTCTTTCCTGAATTGTTGGGTCCAACGAAAACCACTGGGTTGCCTAGCTCAATCTCAACCTCACCAAAGCGCTTAAAATTGCGAACCGTGAGTTTCGTCAAAAAAACCGCAGAATTCGTAAGAGGTGCAGACGACTCAAGCATTTCAACTTCCCCAAAGAGCTTTAACCGGAAGCTTCATAAACATAGTATGTCATGATCCGAGGAGAGGACTAACAGCTTTGACCGAATTTAACTCATGAACCCACTCAGACTCTTCTCTGCCAGCGTCGTCAAGATTCTCATGTCCGCCTTTTTCGCGGGCATGGGCCTCAGCCTCAGCTGGCTGCTCCTCAACTTCCACCTCGAGGCCTTGGGCTTTGACCGCGCGCTGATCGGCTACGCCAACGCCGTGCCGGCCTTTAGCATGGTGCTCTTCGGGCTGCCCATCAGCCTCGTCATGCCCCGTCTCGGCTACGTACGCAGCCTCTGGTTGGGCGGAGCCGTGGCAGCCTCGGGCGCGCTCCTCATCGCTTGGGGCGCGGGCGTGGCGCTCGTCTTCGCCGGCCTGGCGGGCTTCGGCCTGGGCATGGCGCTCCTCATGGGCGCGACCACACCGCTGCTCGCCCGGCTCGTGCCCGGCCCGCAGCAGGTGGCGGCGTTCTCCTGGAAGGCGGCCCTCGGCACGGGCGCGGGTTTTCTCGGCAACCTCGTGGGCGGCTATCTGAGTGCCCGCTTAGGCGGCCCCAGCCAGGTCATCTACCTGGTTCCCCTAGTTTTCGCCTTCAGCCTGTTGCCGCTACGGGGCATCAGGTGGCAGCTCGGCGAGGGCACGGGCCGTTTCAAGCTGCGCAGCAGGGCGCTCTGGGGCAAGCTGCTCCTGCCCCAGCTCCTCGTTTCACTGGGCGCGGGGGGCGTCATGCCCTTCTTGAACCTCTACCTCGAGAACAAGTTCGGCCTCTCCTACGAGACCATCGGCGTGATCTTCGCCTTCTCCGCCCTGGCGACGATGCTCGCCATGCTCATCCAGCCCTACCTTGCAAAGCGCTTCGGCAAGGTCGGCGCCATCGCCTTTATGCAGGGGGGCTCGCTGCCCTTCATCCTGATCCTGGCTTACGCGCCCTTCCTGCCGCTCGTGACGGTCGCCCTCTTCATGCGTGGCGCGCTCATGAACGCCGCCAACCCGGTCTTCGCCGCCCTGGCCATGGAACGGCTCGCCGAGGAGGAACGCGCCACCTTCATGCTGGCGCAGACCGCGCTCTGGAACGTGGGCTGGGCGCTGAGCTCGAGCATTTCGGGCCGTCTGCAGGCCGCTCTGGGCCTGGCGGCCTTCGACTATCTTTTCGCCGCCATGCTCGTCTTCTACGCCTTGGCGACCTTGCTCTACCTCTACTTCTTTCGCCGCCCAGGCCTCGCCACGCCGCAGCCGCAGTTTGGCGACTAGTCGGCGATTAGGAGGAGCCGAGGCTCTCCTCGCTCCAAAACCCTTCGCAACCCTCGAAGCGCACCAGCCGCGCGCCCTGCGCGTCCAGCTCCGCGAGCTTTTCGGTGACCTGCGCGCGCACCGTCTTGTCCAAGACCTGGACCAGGATTTCCGTCTTCTCCTTGAGATACTTTTCGGCAAGTCCGTCGGGCAGGCCCAGCTCACCGTAGTAGACGATGCCCAGGTCGGTCCCGTAGGCGTTGACGGCGTGCGGCGTATAGGTCTTGGATTTTGCCATTCTCTACTATGGCATATTTCACATCAAGCGGTTGTGAGCCCTGCGGCCCGCCGGGTATACATCTCACCGGTATACATCTCACCGGTATACATCTCGTCGGGATACCTCTTCTCGGGACACATCAGGAAAGGGTGAGGCTAGACGCGGGTGAGCGCCAGCCTCTTTAGCGCCTCCTCGAGATCGGCCAAGAGGTCGGCCGGGTCCTCGATGCCCACCGACAGCCGCACCAGGCCGTCGGTGACGCCCTGCCTCTGCAAGACCTGCTCGGGCAGGAGCTGGTGAGTGGTGCTGGCCGGGTGCGTCGCCAGCGACTCGACGTCGCCCAGCGACACGGCCTGGGTGAAGAGCGTAAGCCCGTCCAAAAAGCGCGCCGCCGCCGCCTCGCCGCCCTTCAGCTCGAGCGCCAGCATGCCGCCGAAGCGCGTCATCTGCCGCGCCGCTACCTCATGGCCGGGATGCGAGGGGAGGCCGGGGTAATGCAGCCGTTCGACCTGAGGGTGCCCGTTGAGCGCCTCGGCCAGCCGCGCCGCCCCCTCGCAGTGGGCCTCCATCCGCAAGGCCAGCGTCTTGACGCCGCGCAAGAGCAAAAAGGCCTCGGCCGGCCCCAGGCTGCCGCCCAGGTGCCGGAGCCCTTCGCCGCGGACCTCGGCCAGGAGTTCGGCGCGCCCGGCCAGAACGCCGCCGATCACGTCGCCGTGGCCGCCCAGGTACTTCGTCGCCGAGTGCAGGACGAGGTCGATGCCGAGCTCGAGCGGCCGGGTCAGGTAGGGCGTCGCGAAGGTGTTGTCGGCGACGCTCAAGATGCCCCGCGCCGAGGCCAACTGGGCGATCCGCGCCAGGTCGTGGATCTTCAGCGTGGGGTTGCAGGGGGTCTCGACGTAGACCATGCGCGTCTTTGGGCCGAGCGCCTCCTCGAGCCCATCCGAGCCGTCCCTCACCCCGACGCCGAACTTGGGCAGGACGTCTAAAAAGAGCCCTTCGCTGCCGCCGTAGAGCGGCCCCAGAAAGACCAGCTCGTCGCCGGGCTCGAGCAGGCTCAGAACCACCGCGCTGATCGCGGCCATACCGCTCGAGAAGGCCAGCGCGTCCTCGGCGCCCTCTAGGTCGGCCAGCTTCTCCTCAAAGGCGCGGACCGTCGGGTTGCCGATGCGGCTGTACAAAAAGCCCTCCTCCTCGCCGGCGAAGAGGCGCCGGCCGCGCGCGAACGAGCCGTAGGCAAAGGTCGAGGTCTGGTAGATGGGGGTGGCGTGGGCGCCGGTCTGCGGGTCAGGCCTCTGCCCGCTGTGCACGGCGCGGGTGCGAAAGCGCGTCTGCTGTTTTTTCTGTTTCATAGTCGCCTCCATTAAAGCAGAGGGACGGGCGCCGCGCCGCCCTGTGTTCCCGCGGGAGTACACCGGCCGCGGACACAGCAGCGCGCAGCCTCAGGCTCCCTTAAGCTTTGGGGGAGTAGAATGCCCACAAAGGCCGATGGGCCCAGGAGGCAGAGGACGTGAGTCAAGAGTCAGTAAGAATCTACAGCTCGAGCGAGGTCGCCGGCCGCTTGGGCGTATCGACCAGCCTGCTGCGCCGCTACGGCCTGGCCTGGGAACGGGTCCAGGGCGAAAGCCTGCCGCAGCTGCCCGGCCTGGGCCGGCTCTACCCCGAGGATGTCCTCGAGACCCTTCTGGAGGCGCATGCCTGGACGGAACTCCGCCCCGAGGCGGGTGTCGAAGAGGCGCTCAGGGCGGTCCTGGGCGTGAGCGCGGCAGGGGGCCGGGACGCGGAACTCGCCCACGCGGTGCAGGAGAGCGTGAGCCGCGCGCTGTCGCCGCTGCTGGCGGAACTGCACGGCCTCAGAAGCGAGCTGCGCGCGCTGCAGGCCAGGCTGGGCGCGCCGCAAGAGGAGGCGCAAGAGGGGGCGCAAGGGGTGGCCGAGCTCGAGGAAGTCGTGCCCGCGGAGGAAGCCGCCGCTACCGAGGAGGTGGACGCGGTCGAGGTGGACGCGGTCGAGGCCGAGCCTGCCCCGCTGCGAAGGAGCGCCACACGGACGCCGCCCGCCGACCCGGACTGGGACTTCAGCCTGCGCGAGCCGCCCGTACCCGCACCCAAGATCCGCCTCGAGGAGCGCAAGGGCTATCCTCCCGAGCCCTGGCCGACACCCTGGCGCGTCCAGCCGCGAGAGGACGAGAGCGCCGCGGACTTTGAAGCGCTCGAGGACGACTTCGCCAGCGAACGCGAGCGCGACGACGAACAGGACAAGGGCTTCGTGAACTGGTTCAAGCGCAATTTTTAGGCTGCCACACGTCAGCCATTACCCATGTGAGCACCTGCTCAGGCTCTGAGCTAAAGAGAACTTTTGCGACGGCTGAACAGATGATCATTCTCGGCCCCATCTGGTGAACGGCAACGAAACGTCTAGCCCATGCTGATTGGTCAACTGACCCCATAACTCGCCTCTTGATGTATAGTGAGTCAACACCTGACTCACTGGGAGTAAGGACATGAAACAGCTCACTCTGCGCGGTTTTGACCGCGATATCGAAGAAAAACTTCAGGAGATAGCCAGCCGACGCGGCATCTCTCTTAACAAAGCTGCCCTCTTACTGTTGCGTGAGGGAGCGGGTTTGAGTTCACCTAGCCCCGCGGACAAGATAGGCAATAGCCTGGATCATTTGATCGGTTCGTGGAGCGACGATGAGCCAACG
This portion of the Deinococcota bacterium genome encodes:
- a CDS encoding AAA family ATPase, translated to MTKLTVRNFKRFGEVEIELGNPVVFVGPNNSGKTTALQALTLWDIGLRRWNEKRQGKTTPEKRPGVTINRRDLIAAPVPNASLLWRDLRVRLKAGRNSTQNIRVDIIVEGVTQGNHWRCGLEFDYANEESFYCRPLRTVADGSSRMSVPKEVSDIQVAFLPPMSGLAAEEPRVDRGRINVLVGEGRTAEVLRNLCYQIIESRDGEAKWEQLKDRMYALFGVSLNQPEYITERGELRMSYQEARLELDLSSSGRGLQQTLILLAFLMLNRNSVLLLDEPDAHLEILRQRQIYDILTRTARQQGSQIIAASHSEVILNEAADRDVVIAFLGKPHRIDDRGSQLLKSLKEIGFEHYYQAEQAGWVLYLEGATDLEMLRAFARVLKHPLHEQLERIFVHYVGNQPQKARDHFYGLREAKPDLVGFALYDRLDHPLPAGILFEHAWQKREFENYLCSEKTLLAWAEAEGTRQTGGPLFAEEWQRIMNKSITQVAQAMATLGKGSPWSPDTKVSDDFLTPLFENFYKTLKLPNLMRKTDFHVLADHVPQEDVDTEVANVLAEILQVASQASPRGGENQAT
- a CDS encoding MFS transporter; translation: MNPLRLFSASVVKILMSAFFAGMGLSLSWLLLNFHLEALGFDRALIGYANAVPAFSMVLFGLPISLVMPRLGYVRSLWLGGAVAASGALLIAWGAGVALVFAGLAGFGLGMALLMGATTPLLARLVPGPQQVAAFSWKAALGTGAGFLGNLVGGYLSARLGGPSQVIYLVPLVFAFSLLPLRGIRWQLGEGTGRFKLRSRALWGKLLLPQLLVSLGAGGVMPFLNLYLENKFGLSYETIGVIFAFSALATMLAMLIQPYLAKRFGKVGAIAFMQGGSLPFILILAYAPFLPLVTVALFMRGALMNAANPVFAALAMERLAEEERATFMLAQTALWNVGWALSSSISGRLQAALGLAAFDYLFAAMLVFYALATLLYLYFFRRPGLATPQPQFGD
- a CDS encoding PLP-dependent aspartate aminotransferase family protein → MKQKKQQTRFRTRAVHSGQRPDPQTGAHATPIYQTSTFAYGSFARGRRLFAGEEEGFLYSRIGNPTVRAFEEKLADLEGAEDALAFSSGMAAISAVVLSLLEPGDELVFLGPLYGGSEGLFLDVLPKFGVGVRDGSDGLEEALGPKTRMVYVETPCNPTLKIHDLARIAQLASARGILSVADNTFATPYLTRPLELGIDLVLHSATKYLGGHGDVIGGVLAGRAELLAEVRGEGLRHLGGSLGPAEAFLLLRGVKTLALRMEAHCEGAARLAEALNGHPQVERLHYPGLPSHPGHEVAARQMTRFGGMLALELKGGEAAAARFLDGLTLFTQAVSLGDVESLATHPASTTHQLLPEQVLQRQGVTDGLVRLSVGIEDPADLLADLEEALKRLALTRV